The following proteins are encoded in a genomic region of Nocardioides sp. cx-173:
- the efeU gene encoding iron uptake transporter permease EfeU, whose protein sequence is MLANYLIGLREGLEAALVVSILVAYLVKTERRHLLPRIWLGVAVAIALSVAVTLGLGLQSRKFTFETQELIGGTLSLVAVAFVTWMIFWMAGAARTIGSELRGRIDVAADGRAWSLVVVAFLAVGREGLETALILWTNTQAAIGRDLAPTAQQTAEPLIAALAGILTAVVLGYLIYRGAISINLTRFFTWTGAFLIVVAAGVLAYGVHDLQEAGFLPGLHTLAFDVSHIIAPGSWYGTLLKGVFNFSPATTVLEAIAWVAYVVPVSYLFFRMTRRRTAASSRPTSVPEGSNL, encoded by the coding sequence GTGCTTGCCAACTACCTGATCGGCCTCCGCGAGGGGCTGGAGGCCGCGCTCGTGGTCTCGATCCTCGTGGCCTATCTGGTCAAGACCGAGCGCCGGCACCTGCTGCCGCGGATCTGGCTCGGCGTCGCGGTCGCGATCGCGCTCAGCGTCGCCGTGACCCTCGGGCTGGGCCTGCAGTCGCGCAAGTTCACCTTCGAGACCCAGGAGCTCATCGGCGGCACCCTGTCCCTGGTCGCGGTCGCGTTCGTGACCTGGATGATCTTCTGGATGGCCGGCGCGGCGCGCACCATCGGCAGCGAGCTGCGCGGGCGCATCGACGTCGCGGCCGACGGTCGCGCGTGGTCGCTGGTCGTCGTGGCGTTCCTCGCCGTCGGCCGCGAGGGGCTCGAGACCGCGCTGATCCTGTGGACCAACACCCAGGCCGCCATCGGCCGGGACCTGGCGCCCACCGCCCAGCAGACCGCCGAGCCGCTCATCGCGGCGCTGGCCGGCATCCTCACCGCCGTCGTCCTCGGCTACCTCATCTACCGCGGCGCCATCTCGATCAACCTCACCCGCTTCTTCACCTGGACCGGCGCGTTCCTGATCGTCGTCGCGGCCGGCGTCCTGGCCTACGGCGTGCACGACCTGCAGGAGGCGGGCTTCCTGCCGGGCCTGCACACCCTCGCCTTCGACGTCAGCCACATCATCGCGCCCGGCTCCTGGTACGGCACCCTGCTCAAGGGCGTCTTCAACTTCTCGCCCGCCACGACGGTGCTCGAGGCGATCGCCTGGGTGGCCTACGTCGTGCCCGTCTCCTACCTGTTCTTCCGCATGACGCGGCGCCGTACGGCCGCCTCGTCCCGGCCCACCTCCGTCCCCGAAGGAAGCAACCTGTGA
- the efeO gene encoding iron uptake system protein EfeO has product MKSLTWLAAGLLVAAPVLAACGTESTEPSGGGGGAGGDARALAVDSTDEECTVSATEAPAGTLTFDVTNNGSQVTEFYLLAEDGLRIVAEVENIGPSITRPLTAKVPAGSYVTACKPGMAGDGIRADFTVTESDEDVEVSEDEEALVTAAQDNYAAYVQDQSDQLLVKTREFVALYQAGDKDDEARALYADARTHWERIETVAESFGDLDPKMDAREADLEPGQKWTGWHLIEKDLWPARAGKYQALTAKERAFYADDLLANTETLDGRIQELTFTVDQIANGSRGLLEEVATGKVTGEEEYWSRTDLWDFQANVDGAKVGFDGVKPLLEQKDPELATQLESRFAELQTLLDAQRTEDGFRYYDELSAEEIKAFSDAVNALSEPLSRLTAAVLG; this is encoded by the coding sequence GTGAAGTCTCTGACCTGGCTGGCCGCCGGCCTGCTCGTCGCCGCGCCCGTCCTCGCCGCCTGTGGCACCGAGAGCACCGAGCCGTCGGGCGGCGGGGGCGGCGCCGGCGGTGACGCCCGCGCGCTGGCGGTCGACTCCACCGACGAGGAGTGCACGGTCTCCGCCACCGAGGCGCCTGCCGGCACGCTCACCTTCGACGTGACCAACAACGGCTCGCAGGTCACCGAGTTCTACCTGCTCGCAGAGGACGGTCTGCGGATCGTCGCCGAGGTCGAGAACATCGGGCCCAGCATCACCCGGCCGCTGACCGCCAAGGTCCCGGCCGGCTCCTACGTCACCGCGTGCAAGCCCGGGATGGCCGGCGACGGGATCCGCGCCGACTTCACCGTCACGGAGTCCGACGAGGACGTCGAGGTGAGCGAGGACGAGGAGGCCCTGGTCACGGCCGCCCAGGACAACTACGCCGCCTACGTGCAGGACCAGTCCGACCAGCTGCTCGTGAAGACCCGCGAGTTCGTCGCGCTCTACCAGGCCGGCGACAAGGACGACGAGGCCCGCGCCCTGTACGCCGACGCCCGCACCCACTGGGAGCGCATCGAGACCGTGGCCGAGTCGTTCGGCGACCTCGACCCGAAGATGGACGCCCGCGAGGCCGACCTCGAGCCCGGCCAGAAGTGGACCGGCTGGCACCTCATCGAGAAGGACCTGTGGCCGGCGCGTGCGGGCAAGTACCAGGCACTGACCGCCAAGGAGCGCGCCTTCTACGCCGACGACCTGCTCGCCAACACCGAGACGCTCGACGGGCGCATCCAGGAGCTCACCTTCACGGTCGACCAGATCGCCAACGGCTCGCGCGGCCTGCTCGAGGAGGTCGCGACCGGCAAGGTCACCGGCGAGGAGGAGTACTGGTCGCGGACCGACCTGTGGGACTTCCAGGCCAACGTCGACGGCGCCAAGGTCGGCTTCGACGGGGTCAAGCCGCTGCTGGAGCAGAAGGACCCCGAGCTCGCGACCCAGCTCGAGAGCCGCTTCGCCGAGCTGCAGACCCTGCTCGACGCGCAGCGGACCGAGGACGGCTTCCGCTACTACGACGAGCTGTCGGCCGAGGAGATCAAGGCGTTCTCGGACGCGGTCAACGCCCTGTCCGAGCCGCTCTCGCGCCTGACGGCCGCGGTCCTGGGCTGA
- the efeB gene encoding iron uptake transporter deferrochelatase/peroxidase subunit codes for MAPQVSRRGLLGGGVAAAGVAGAFATGRATADPEAVLQHASARSASYDFRGAHQAGIVTPAQDRLHFAALDVTSDSREDLIDLLQRWTAAAERMTKGEAAGEIGPVEGSLDLPPDDTGEAIGLPASGLTITFGFGPGLFRDAEGRDRFGLADRQPEALRTLPHFPADNLDPARSYGDLCIQACADDPQVAVHAVRNLVRLGFGTVSVRWSQLGFGRTSSTSTTQETPRNLFGFKDGTANVKAEEEAALGEHVWVGADDDPRGGWLAGGSYLVARRINMTIEVWDRQPLGEQERFVGRTKGTGAPLSGGEEFSEPDFEMPGRGGPIIPADAHVRLVHPDRHGGARMLRRGYNFVDGSDALGGLNAGLFFIAYVRDPRTGFIPVQNAMAKSDALMEYLKTTGSALFAVPPGVQPGEWVGQSLFA; via the coding sequence ATGGCGCCCCAGGTCTCCCGACGCGGGCTCCTCGGTGGCGGCGTGGCCGCCGCCGGGGTCGCCGGCGCCTTCGCGACCGGTCGGGCGACGGCCGACCCGGAGGCGGTGCTGCAGCACGCCTCGGCCCGCTCCGCGTCGTACGACTTCCGCGGCGCGCACCAGGCCGGCATCGTCACGCCGGCCCAGGACCGGCTGCACTTCGCGGCCCTCGACGTCACCAGCGACTCGCGCGAGGACCTGATCGACCTGCTCCAGCGGTGGACCGCCGCGGCGGAGCGGATGACGAAGGGCGAGGCCGCCGGGGAGATCGGGCCCGTCGAGGGGTCCCTCGACCTGCCGCCCGACGACACCGGCGAGGCCATCGGGCTGCCGGCCAGCGGGCTGACCATCACCTTCGGCTTCGGCCCCGGGCTGTTCCGCGACGCCGAGGGCCGCGACCGCTTCGGCCTGGCGGACCGGCAGCCCGAGGCGCTGCGGACGCTGCCGCACTTCCCGGCCGACAACCTCGACCCCGCCCGCTCCTACGGCGACCTGTGCATCCAGGCCTGCGCCGACGACCCGCAGGTCGCCGTCCACGCGGTGCGCAACCTGGTGCGGCTCGGCTTCGGGACCGTCTCGGTGCGCTGGTCGCAGCTCGGCTTCGGCCGCACGTCGTCGACGTCGACGACCCAGGAGACCCCCCGCAACCTGTTCGGCTTCAAGGACGGCACCGCCAACGTGAAGGCCGAGGAGGAGGCCGCCCTCGGCGAGCACGTCTGGGTCGGCGCGGACGACGACCCGCGCGGCGGCTGGCTGGCCGGCGGCTCCTACCTGGTCGCCCGCCGGATCAACATGACCATCGAGGTCTGGGACCGCCAGCCGCTCGGCGAGCAGGAGCGCTTCGTCGGCCGCACCAAGGGCACCGGCGCGCCGCTGTCGGGAGGCGAGGAGTTCAGCGAGCCCGACTTCGAGATGCCCGGCCGGGGCGGTCCGATCATCCCCGCCGACGCGCACGTGCGCCTGGTCCACCCCGACCGGCACGGCGGCGCCCGGATGCTGCGCCGCGGCTACAACTTCGTCGACGGCAGCGACGCCCTCGGCGGCCTGAACGCCGGGCTGTTCTTCATCGCCTACGTGCGCGACCCGCGCACCGGCTTCATCCCCGTCCAGAACGCCATGGCCAAGAGCGACGCGCTCATGGAGTACCTCAAGACCACCGGCTCCGCACTGTTCGCCGTGCCGCCCGGTGTGCAGCCGGGGGAGTGGGTCGGTCAGTCGCTGTTCGCCTGA
- a CDS encoding VOC family protein, whose product MVTARAHLWFSNGKAGDAARFYEQHIPDSKVTNVVVAPEGLPQTTPGEFIVDFTVAGMPVTAINAGAEFTLDEAFSIYLNVDTQAEVDHFWDLLTADGGQEQACGWCKDKFGVSWQIVPTQLEELCGDLTTEANIRATQAMLQMVKIDIASMQKAYDGD is encoded by the coding sequence ATGGTCACCGCACGAGCCCACCTGTGGTTCAGCAACGGCAAGGCGGGCGACGCCGCCCGCTTCTACGAGCAGCACATCCCCGACTCCAAGGTCACCAACGTCGTCGTCGCACCCGAAGGACTGCCGCAGACGACGCCGGGCGAGTTCATCGTCGACTTCACCGTGGCCGGGATGCCGGTCACCGCGATCAACGCCGGAGCCGAGTTCACCCTGGACGAGGCCTTCTCCATCTACCTCAACGTCGACACCCAGGCGGAAGTCGACCATTTCTGGGACCTGCTCACCGCCGACGGCGGCCAGGAGCAGGCGTGCGGCTGGTGCAAGGACAAGTTCGGGGTGTCGTGGCAGATCGTGCCCACACAACTTGAGGAGCTCTGCGGCGACCTGACCACCGAGGCCAACATCCGCGCCACCCAGGCGATGCTCCAGATGGTCAAGATCGACATCGCCTCCATGCAGAAGGCCTACGACGGAGACTGA
- a CDS encoding DinB family protein — protein sequence MADFTDEDLSGSRLTRVDLSNTRFERVHLEHVELIDSEMYDMTIRGTDLVGVRMHGVEIVDLDIVGEVVKLTVNGIDVASFVQEELDRRHPGRAAMRPTDPDGFRAAWDLLEELWAGTVERARRLDPAVLHESVDGEWSFIETLRHLAFATDAWLSRAILGDPSPWHPLELPWDQMPDTPGIPRDRAARPSLEEVLELRESRRDAVRRYLDELTQETLDGDTEPIDGPGWPPPESFPVAQCLRTILNEEWEHRLYAERDLAILETRT from the coding sequence ATGGCTGACTTCACCGACGAGGACCTGAGCGGCTCGCGCCTCACCCGGGTCGACCTGAGCAACACGCGCTTCGAGCGCGTCCACCTCGAGCACGTCGAGCTCATCGACTCCGAGATGTACGACATGACCATCCGCGGCACCGACCTGGTCGGCGTGCGCATGCACGGCGTCGAGATCGTCGACCTCGACATCGTCGGGGAGGTGGTGAAGCTGACCGTCAACGGCATCGACGTCGCCTCCTTCGTGCAGGAGGAGCTCGACCGGCGCCATCCCGGCCGGGCGGCGATGCGGCCGACGGACCCCGACGGCTTCCGGGCTGCCTGGGACCTGCTCGAGGAGCTCTGGGCCGGCACCGTCGAGCGGGCCCGGCGCCTCGACCCGGCCGTGCTGCACGAGTCCGTCGACGGCGAGTGGTCGTTCATCGAGACCCTGCGCCACCTCGCCTTCGCCACGGACGCGTGGCTGAGCCGCGCCATCCTGGGCGACCCCTCCCCGTGGCACCCGCTCGAGCTGCCATGGGACCAGATGCCCGACACCCCGGGCATCCCCCGCGACCGCGCCGCTCGACCCTCCCTCGAGGAGGTGCTCGAGCTGCGCGAGAGCCGCCGCGACGCCGTACGCCGCTACCTCGACGAGCTGACTCAGGAGACGCTCGACGGCGACACCGAGCCGATCGACGGCCCGGGCTGGCCGCCGCCGGAGAGCTTCCCGGTCGCGCAGTGCCTGCGCACCATCCTCAACGAGGAGTGGGAGCACCGGCTCTACGCCGAGCGCGACCTCGCGATCCTCGAGACCCGGACGTAG
- a CDS encoding HNH endonuclease signature motif containing protein has protein sequence MSIAHLDDHRPSADGPGAPEDLIAAVRQARTRADAAEADLLRLGLAWAHTHLEDPADDTWHAARSRGAYHDGAPHVEDLTDPGVLEWFGLPRLAWDAPAAFAVANQMTTTAGKAYLRDALTLAHRLPRVHARVLAGQVPVWRARRIAQAVLGKPADVAAYVDLEVAERAHQVGATTLDQVLDEAMLRLYPEQREAEQLEALDHRHATVHEGSLNHTGVAEMTLRADWSDLTDFDRALSLVAAALLRDGCTESFDVRRAMAIGILADPARALALINGDQAPVPTKGIVAYLHLSGDAPLGCDPVATDETGRTWLVDTVREWLARNDRFVTVRPVIDLNDHCDGTRHRPGETDPYVPSPLIAEKVRLRDPTCVFPWCTRPARSCDLDHITPYDHGGPTCECNLAALCRHHHRLKTHAGWTYRPLAPGTYLWHDPHGQSFLTTPQGTTDLTYAADTG, from the coding sequence ATGTCCATCGCGCACCTCGACGACCACCGGCCCAGCGCCGATGGGCCAGGCGCGCCCGAGGACCTGATCGCCGCAGTCCGCCAGGCGCGGACCCGCGCCGACGCCGCCGAGGCCGACCTGCTGCGACTCGGCCTGGCCTGGGCCCACACCCACCTCGAGGACCCCGCCGACGACACCTGGCACGCCGCCCGCAGCCGCGGCGCCTACCACGACGGCGCGCCGCACGTCGAGGACCTGACCGACCCCGGGGTGCTGGAGTGGTTCGGGCTCCCGCGCCTGGCCTGGGACGCGCCGGCCGCGTTCGCGGTGGCCAACCAGATGACCACCACCGCCGGCAAGGCCTACCTGCGCGACGCCCTGACCCTGGCCCACCGCCTGCCCCGCGTCCACGCCCGCGTGCTGGCCGGCCAGGTCCCGGTCTGGCGGGCGCGCCGGATCGCGCAGGCCGTGCTCGGCAAGCCCGCCGACGTGGCCGCCTACGTCGACCTCGAGGTCGCCGAGCGCGCCCACCAGGTCGGCGCCACCACCCTGGACCAGGTCCTGGACGAGGCGATGCTGCGGCTCTACCCCGAGCAGCGCGAGGCCGAGCAGCTCGAGGCCCTCGACCACCGCCACGCCACCGTGCACGAGGGCTCGCTCAACCACACCGGCGTCGCCGAGATGACCCTGCGCGCCGACTGGTCCGACCTCACCGACTTCGACCGCGCCCTGTCCCTGGTCGCGGCCGCGCTGCTGCGTGACGGCTGCACCGAGTCCTTCGACGTACGCCGCGCGATGGCGATCGGCATCCTCGCCGACCCCGCCCGAGCCCTCGCGCTCATCAACGGCGACCAGGCCCCCGTGCCGACCAAGGGCATCGTGGCCTACCTCCACCTGAGCGGCGACGCGCCCCTGGGCTGCGACCCCGTCGCCACCGACGAGACCGGGCGGACCTGGCTGGTCGACACCGTGCGCGAGTGGCTCGCCCGCAACGACCGCTTCGTCACCGTCCGCCCCGTCATCGACCTCAACGACCACTGCGACGGCACCCGCCACCGCCCCGGCGAGACCGACCCGTACGTCCCCTCCCCGCTGATCGCCGAGAAGGTCCGCCTGCGCGATCCGACCTGCGTCTTCCCCTGGTGCACCCGACCTGCCCGCTCCTGCGACCTCGACCACATCACCCCCTACGACCACGGCGGGCCGACCTGCGAGTGCAACCTCGCCGCCCTGTGCCGACATCACCACCGCCTCAAGACCCACGCCGGCTGGACCTACCGACCACTCGCCCCCGGCACCTACCTCTGGCACGACCCCCACGGCCAGAGCTTCCTCACCACACCCCAGGGCACCACCGACCTCACCTACGCTGCCGATACCGGCTGA